AAATTATTTGCTGAAGTAAAATAATCATTTGTTTTACTTGTTTCTACCTTTGAATTGTTTTTTATTTTGATTTTAGGAGTATTTTCTTCATTCATAATAAGTATATATTTATTCTCATACTTTATTATTTCAGCTTCTGGTATAATATATCTTATTGCTTCCCCCATATAAAAACCTCTAGAAGGAATGGGATTTAAAGTTCTTATTATTTTTAATTTATCTAAAATTTCCTCTTTAGTTAACTCAACCTTTTCACCAATTTCTTCCAGCTTTCCAAGAGCCACTTCATTTAATAAATTTTTTATTATATATTCTAGTTTAATATCGTTTATATTTTTTTTGTGCAATTGAATAATTAAACACTCTTCTAAATTTGAAGCACAAATTCCTATTGGTTCAAATTTTTTAATGTTTTTTAGTGCTTCTTTTATTTCTTTAATTGAAAATTTTGTTAAACTTTTTATTTCATTTACACTTAAATTTAAATATCCTTTACTATTTAAATTATTAACAATGAAAGTATATAAAAATCTTTGGTTAGTACTTAAGTTTAAATATCCTATTTGTTCTTCTAAAAAATCAATTAAATTTTTCTCTTGATGCGCAAAATCAAGGGGAGAAACGTCAGATGAACTTTTATTTTTTTTAGAATGGCTAATATATTGAACTTCTACAAATGGATTTTTTTTACTCTCATCTAATATATATTTTTCCAAATCAAAAGATGACATCTCTAAAATATTAAGGGACATTTTCATACTTTGAGTTAATATTAATTTTAATTCTTGTTTCATATTTAAAGAAAAATCCATATCTATATCCTTTTTTTATTTATTTTTTCTATTATAGCTTTTATATTTTTGTCTTCTTCAATATTTAATAACTTATTATTTTTATTATATACAGATAAATTTTCATTGGAGATTGGTATATTGTATTCCCTACCAATTTCAATTGTTCTCCCATCTGTAATTTCAGGATTAGCTTTTATAAGCTCTTCTAATTTTATATTATTATTTTTTGCTAAAGAGTATAGTGTATCTCCCTTTTTAACTTTGTACTTTCTATTTTCTTTAGGTCTATAAATATCTTCAGTTTTTATTAACTTATAATTTAAATTTTCATTTTTTAATCTTGAATCTAGATCTACTTGGACAATTCCAACTGATCTTAATTGCTCTTTTGAAGAAATGATTAATGTTTTTTTTATTTGAAAACTTGTTACTTTATTTTTTCCACTGTCTATAATTAAATCTATTCCATTTACTGATTTTGCTAATTCTCCACTTGTCCATTCTTTATTTGTTCTTTCATCATTTCCTAAAGATGATAAGGCTATAATAAAGTCAACCTTTTCTTTTTTCAACTCCTTTACTATTAATGAAGCTGATACAATCGGATCTTCAATTGATATTTTTTCAATATCTTCTCCATTTAAATCTTTATAAAACTCTGGAGAAATTAATCCAATTATTCCAATTTTTTTATCTCCAATTTCTTCTATTAAATAATGAGTTAAAAATGAGCTTTTATCATTTTCCCTAATATTAGTTCCTATTATTTTAAAATTAGATTTTTCTTGTAAATTTGTAAGCCCTTTTAAACCATACTTGAAGTCTCCCTCCCCTACAGTGGTAGCCTTTAATCCAACTCCATTTAATACTGCCACACTTGAAGATCCTTTTGTTCTATTAGCAATAGTTGTTCCTGAAAAATTTCCACCTGAATCTAAATATAAAACATTATTTTCTCCGTACATTCCCTTGGCTCTTTTTATTATTGTATAAATCCGAGGATAACCTACACCTTCTTCTAAACTTCCCTTTCCATTCCCTGTGCTTATAATTGCTAAATCATAGGCATTATTTTCATCGTTATTTTTTTCAGATTTAAAACTAGTTATTTGAGAACATCCTAGCAAAAATATTGTTAATAATATGTATATAAATTTCTTCAAAACAATCCTCCCCTTTATTTCTTATTGTTTATATTATACTATAAATTTTCAAAGCTTTCTTTTTTTTCTTAGATATTTCATATTAAATATATTTTATATTTATAAAATATGGTATAATATTTTTCGAATAAATATAATTAGGAGAATAACTATGGCTATATTAAATGTAAATAATTTATACAAAAGCTTTTCTGGAGAGACTATATTTAAAGATTTATCTTTTTCTATAGATTCTAAAGATAAAATAGGTTTAATTGGTATGAATGGAGTTGGGAAAACAACTCTTATTAAAATAATTCTAGGACAAGAAATCAATGATGTTAATCCTGAAACTAATCAAAGGGGAAACATTTCAAAAAAAAACAATTTAAAAATAGGATATCTTTCTCAAAATATAGATATAAATAATAACAATAGTGTTTTTGATGAATTAATGCTTGTTTTTAAAAAAATTCTAGATGATTATAACAAGATAACCTCTTTAAATTTAAAAATCTCTCAAGAACCTGATAATTTTGATGAGATTATGGAAGAACTATCCACTGTAATTTCTCGATATGAGCATAATGAAGGTTATGCAATTGAATATAAAGTAAAACAAATATTACATGGTCTTGGTTTACCAGAAGAATTATGGACTCAAAAAATTGAAACTCTTTCTGGTGGTCAGAAATCTAGAGTGGCTCTAAGTAAAATTCTTTTGGAAGAGCCTGAACTTTTGATACTAGATGAGCCTACTAACCATTTAGACTTAATAGCCATTGAATGGCTTGAAAAATTTTTAAAAGATTATAATAACTCAGTTATAGTTATTTCCCATGATAGATATTTTTTAAACAATGTAGTTTCTAAAATATTTGAAATTGAAAATCATTATTTAAAAACATACAGAGGTAATTATGATGACTTTATTATCCAAAAAGAACTTTATTTAAGTGGTGCTCTAAAAGCCTTTAATAAAGAACAAGATAAAATTAAAAAAACTGAAGAATATATTCAAAGATATAAAGCTGGAATAAAGTCAAAACAAGCTAGAGGTCGTCAAAGCTTACTCAATCGTATGGAAAAAATGGAAAATCCTTCTATTGCTCCACGTAAAATGAAACTTAAATTTGAAGTCGAAAAACCAAGTGCAGATAGGGTCTTAAATATTCGAAATCTTTCAAAATCTTTTGAAGACAACACTCTTTTTTCAGGTGTAAACTTAGATATATTTAAAGGAGAGAGAATAGGCCTTATTGGTAAAAATGGAGTAGGGAAATCAACCTTATTAAAAATAATCACTGGGGATATTCCACAAGATTCTGGAGAG
This genomic stretch from Fusobacterium sp. IOR10 harbors:
- the rpoN gene encoding RNA polymerase factor sigma-54 → MDFSLNMKQELKLILTQSMKMSLNILEMSSFDLEKYILDESKKNPFVEVQYISHSKKNKSSSDVSPLDFAHQEKNLIDFLEEQIGYLNLSTNQRFLYTFIVNNLNSKGYLNLSVNEIKSLTKFSIKEIKEALKNIKKFEPIGICASNLEECLIIQLHKKNINDIKLEYIIKNLLNEVALGKLEEIGEKVELTKEEILDKLKIIRTLNPIPSRGFYMGEAIRYIIPEAEIIKYENKYILIMNEENTPKIKIKNNSKVETSKTNDYFTSANNLIKCIEKRNETLKKILELILEEQYDYFSMKSVKKALPMKIVAKKLNLHESTVSRAIKNKYIKTERGIERIRDFFILDGQKENIENLIQDIILKENRETPVSDQEITNKLNNLGIKIARRTVSKYRENLGIKSSSKRKMRNMEGK
- a CDS encoding LysM peptidoglycan-binding domain-containing protein; translation: MKKFIYILLTIFLLGCSQITSFKSEKNNDENNAYDLAIISTGNGKGSLEEGVGYPRIYTIIKRAKGMYGENNVLYLDSGGNFSGTTIANRTKGSSSVAVLNGVGLKATTVGEGDFKYGLKGLTNLQEKSNFKIIGTNIRENDKSSFLTHYLIEEIGDKKIGIIGLISPEFYKDLNGEDIEKISIEDPIVSASLIVKELKKEKVDFIIALSSLGNDERTNKEWTSGELAKSVNGIDLIIDSGKNKVTSFQIKKTLIISSKEQLRSVGIVQVDLDSRLKNENLNYKLIKTEDIYRPKENRKYKVKKGDTLYSLAKNNNIKLEELIKANPEITDGRTIEIGREYNIPISNENLSVYNKNNKLLNIEEDKNIKAIIEKINKKRI
- a CDS encoding ABC-F family ATP-binding cassette domain-containing protein — protein: MAILNVNNLYKSFSGETIFKDLSFSIDSKDKIGLIGMNGVGKTTLIKIILGQEINDVNPETNQRGNISKKNNLKIGYLSQNIDINNNNSVFDELMLVFKKILDDYNKITSLNLKISQEPDNFDEIMEELSTVISRYEHNEGYAIEYKVKQILHGLGLPEELWTQKIETLSGGQKSRVALSKILLEEPELLILDEPTNHLDLIAIEWLEKFLKDYNNSVIVISHDRYFLNNVVSKIFEIENHYLKTYRGNYDDFIIQKELYLSGALKAFNKEQDKIKKTEEYIQRYKAGIKSKQARGRQSLLNRMEKMENPSIAPRKMKLKFEVEKPSADRVLNIRNLSKSFEDNTLFSGVNLDIFKGERIGLIGKNGVGKSTLLKIITGDIPQDSGEIKIGERVSIGYYDQNHKNLDLKASILNEFMFNYPMGEEDVRKLAGGFLFPEDDVFKIIGSLSGGERARVSLMKLILKKSNFLILDEPTNHLDIYSREILEEALEEFSGTLLIVSHDRYFLENVTNTIYEINNQEAVKFSGNYSEYCNFKLKTSPKKNVEKNSNYEEQKKKKNKIASLEKKSSDIEKNIELLDDKKNNLEALYESAGKKNNLEELLEIQNNLDILENDMLLSMEEWENIETELKNLKKTL